Proteins found in one Sorghum bicolor cultivar BTx623 chromosome 1, Sorghum_bicolor_NCBIv3, whole genome shotgun sequence genomic segment:
- the LOC8058773 gene encoding myosin-11 isoform X1 encodes MSRLNRRRQRVEFRFSGLRAVQVPVVSDRLLLSIISVDTGKTIARSSKAAALNGICQWPDSILESIWFSRDEASKEYEDCQCRIAVSMGSTKGAILGEVFLNMTNYLSSEDSTAISLPLKKCNSGTVLQLKVQCLGTKSKSSPSNDDMDNKSDGSNNLITRNVNFSSTNHLGGFHQDEVGIRDTSFSPSPWNDSDEGLYIESSQTPGQNMLQESIDESSLSGFAQLSSGASGSSKDLLDAAEATIEELLSEAQMWEIHSQKLRNDLETLQKECDEKSKKQTEILLVLSASQAEQESLRQEIEELKLSLEVANAQQTVTGIPKSGDAIDIQLELKDEVQFLRESNENLTTQLKKSQDANIELVSILQELEETIEAQRTEISNFTQMSNVIDHEVPMNELSIQEDAEWERKMSLKEDEIAALREKLDRVLSIENAGGAGSDAIYLELEKENDFLKVQMQDLENDCSELAEENLGLIQKLKEVSGVEGQDSCISDIQEMLNATDLSGTSKSRGKYLERKCADLELRMLNFQSESRELEEKLKKSQEELKERTLELSELTENLSSFRATELEREEINIARGYQLRSEELGDTESELNLLKGTIQLKEKEIEGLQHSKLEMETFIDNVLGQKIHDLEICKVELEMYISRLEDEKLELLESISGMEVELTNLTSEYESCIVQMDDSRTMIIDLKDKVQLQQSELEAQKVEVKKKQLEFQKRFSEVQEDSEALRRLNAKLQAKVDNLIEDCNSLQALTDDLKKEKLELHSCVTQLEQELEHSKRKTTDFCRTVDFLEVKLSSIQKDISSKEQSFLLELDNILNEHKEHEEKINHAHYLLNKIDKEKTIEVENLEREVMSLTAQLSSTHEEQESSMLDTIREASILRADKAKLQANLHDVNEQLRHYESQLEDVRKESKSKIKSLTDSLNVLKQNEEMLKADAEDMRRLMEAAKSNEENLRITSNELELKYKSSDYKKQQIMEENSGLKIQVQKIAGVQDELLKVQSSLDEAKFEKGRLEELLQLMSEECDELKVQKAMLTDKISHTQDTSNTINGDKQSKTSMQAKLSSIKQGKNDLATDNGGCSPVNEEPDLQAKIQSLESRLAEALEENSMYRTQVKSPTAERQSGSRNGEGNNDDKIAQLESELQDMQGRLLNMSLQYAEVEHQREELVMELKNVNAKTKGGRWF; translated from the exons ATGTCGAGGCTGAACCGCCGCCGGCAGCGAGTGGAGTTCAGGTTCTCCGGCCTCCGCGCCGTCCAG GTGCCAGTAGTATCTGACAGGCTGTTACTTTCTATAATCTCAGTGGACACAGGCAAAACAATTGCCAGGTCCAGTAAAGCTGCCGCTCTAAATGGAATCTGTCAATGGCCTGACTCGATCCTGGAATCAATATGGTTTTCTCGAGATGAAGCGTCAAAAGAATATGAGGACTGTCAATGTAGGATTGCTGTTTCCATG GGATCGACAAAAGGTGCTATTCTTGGGGAAGTTTTTCTAAACATGACTAACTATCTGAGTTCAGAAGACTCAACTGCAATCTCATTGCCATTGAAGAAAtgcaattctggaacagttttacAG CTTAAGGTTCAATGTCTTGGCACAAAGTCTAAATCAAG TCCAAGCAATGATGACATGGACAACAAATCAGATGGTTCTAATAACTTGATCACCAGAAATGTTAATTTCTCATCAACAAATCATTTAGGTGGTTTTCATCAAGATGAAGTTGGGATTAGG GATACAAGCTTTTCACCATCTCCATGGAATGATTCTGATGAGGGATTGTACATAGAGAG TTCTCAAACTCCAGGTCAAAACATGCTGCAGGAGAGTATCGATGAGTCATCCTTAAGTGGTTTTGCTCAATTGTCATCAGGGGCATCTGGTTCATCCAAAGATCTCCTTGACGCTGCTGAAGCAACAATTGAAGAACTTCTTAGCGAGGCACAAATGTGGGAGATCCATTCTCAAAAATTGAGAAATGATCTAGAGACATTACAGAAggaatgtgatgaaaaatccaAGAAACAGACTGAGATATTGCTGGTACTTTCTGCTTCACAAGCCGAACAAGAGTCATTGAGACAAGAAATTGAAGAGTTGAAGTTGTCTTTGGAGGTGGCTAATGCACAGCAAACTGTTACTGGAATTCCCAAGTCTGGTGATGCAATAGACATCCAGCTTGAACTAAAAGATGAGGTGCAATTTCTGAGAGAATCAAATGAAAACTTAACAACACAACTGAAGAAGAGTCAAGATGCAAATATAGAGCTTGTTTCTATTCTTCAAGAACTGGAAGAAACAATAGAAGCACAAAGAACAGAAATCTCCAATTTCACTCAAATGAGTAATGTGATTGATCATGAGGTACCCATGAATGAATTGTCGATTCAAGAAGATGCGGAGTGGGAAAGGAAGATGTCACTAAAAGAAGATGAAATCGCAGCATTGAGGGAGAAATTGGATCGTGTACTCAGCATAGAAAATGCAGGTGGTGCTGGTTCTGATGCTATATATCTTGAACTGGAAAAGGAGAATGATTTTTTGAAGGTTCAAATGCAAGATCTTGAGAATGATTGTTCCGAATTAGCAGAGGAAAATCTGGGGCTTATACAAAAGTTGAAAGAAGTTAGTGGGGTCGAAGGACAGGATTCTTGCATTTCTGATATTCAGGAAATGTTAAATGCGACAGATCTTTCTGGGACTTCAAAATCTAGAGGAAAATACCTAGAAAGAAAATGTGCTGACCTTGAGCTGAGGATGTTGAATTTTCAATCAGAGTCTAGAGAACTAGAAGAGAAGCTCAAAAAAAGCCAAGAGGAGCTAAAAGAGAGAACTCTTGAATTATCTGAGCTCACAGAGAACTTAAGTAGCTTCCGTGCTACAGAGTTGGAGAGAGAGGAAATAAATATTGCAAGAGGCTACCAGTTAAGAAGTGAAGAACTAGGAGACACTGAATCTGAATTGAATCTATTGAAGGGTACAATTCAGCTCAAAGAAAAAGAGATTGAAGGCTTGCAGCATTCTAAACTAGAAATGGAAACCTTTATAGATAATGTACTTGGACAGAAGATACATGACCTTGAAATCTGCAAAGTGGAACTAGAGATGTATATATCAAGGCTGGAAGATGAAAAATTAGAATTATTGGAGTCCATTTCTGGAATGGAGGTTGAGCTGACTAATCTGACAAGTGAGTACGAGTCATGTATAGTGCAAATGGATGATTCTAGAACAATGATCATAGATCTCAAGGACAAAGTACAATTGCAGCAATCAGAGTTGGAAGCTCAAAAGGTGGAAGTGAAGAAGAAACAACTAGAATTTCAGAAAAGATTTTCAGAAGTACAGGAGGATTCAGAGGCTCTAAGAAGATTGAATGCTAAACTGCAGGCTAAAGTTGATAATCTCATTGAAGATTGCAATTCTCTTCAAGCATTGACGGATGATCTAAAGAAGGAAAAGTTGGAATTGCACAGTTGTGTTACACAGCTAGAGCAGGAATTGGAGCACTCGAAAAGAAAGACCACGGATTTTTGCAGAACTGTGGACTTCCTAGAGGTAAAACTTTCTTCGATTCAGAAAGATATATCTTCAAAAGAGCAATCTTTTCTCTTGGAACTGGACAATATACTTAATGAGCACAAGGAGCATGAAGAAAAGATAAATCATGCACATTACCTTTTAAACAAGATTGATAAAGAAAAGACTATTGAGGTAGAGAATCTTGAGAGGGAGGTCATGAGCCTTACTGCACAACTATCTTCAACACACGAGGAGCAAGAAAGTTCCATGTTGGATACTATTCGTGAGGCCTCCATCCTTCGAGCAGACAAGGCAAAACTTCAGGCTAATCTTCATGATGTTAATGAGCAGTTGAGACATTACGAGTCTCAGTTGGAAGATGTACGCAAGGAGTCTAAAAGCAAGATTAAATCCCTCACTGATTCACTCAATGTGTTAAAACAAAACGAAGAAATGCTAAAAGCAGATGCCGAGGATATGAGAAGGCTGATGGAAGCTGCTAAATCCAATGAAGAAAATTTAAGAATAACTTCGAATGAGTTAGAACTGAAATATAAATCTAGTGATTATAAGAAACAGCAAATAATGGAAGAAAATTCTGGATTAAAGATTCAAGTTCAGAAAATAGCAGGTGTCCAagatgaacttttgaaagtGCAAAGTTCCCTTGATGAGGCTAAGTTTGAAAAGGGAAGACTAGAAGAGCTGCTTCAGTTGATGTCTGAAGAATGTGATGAACTAAAGGTGCAAAAGGCCATGTTAACAGACAAAATCTCACATACGCAGGATACTTCAAATACAATCAATGGAGACAAACAAAGTAAAACATCCATGCAAGCAAAGCTAAGCAGCATAAAACAG GGGAAAAATGATCTAGCTACTGACAACGGAGGTTGTTCTCCAGTTAATGAGGAACCAGACCTGCAAGCAAAGATCCAGTCATTGGAAAGCAGACTTGCCGAAGCTCTCGAGGAAAATAGCATGTATAGGACACAGGTGAAGAG TCCCACTGCAGAGCGGCAATCTGGGAGCAGGAATGGTGAGGGGAATAATGATGACAAAATAGCACAACTGGAATCAGAACTACAAGACATGCAGGGCAGGTTACTGAACATGAGCTTGCAGTATGCGGAAGTAGAGCACCAACGGGAGGAATTAGTGATGGAGCTTAAAAACGTAAATGCAAAGACGAAGGGGGGACGGTGGTTCTAG
- the LOC8058773 gene encoding myosin-11 isoform X2: protein MESVNGLTRSWNQYGFLEMKRQKNMRTVNGSTKGAILGEVFLNMTNYLSSEDSTAISLPLKKCNSGTVLQLKVQCLGTKSKSSPSNDDMDNKSDGSNNLITRNVNFSSTNHLGGFHQDEVGIRDTSFSPSPWNDSDEGLYIESSQTPGQNMLQESIDESSLSGFAQLSSGASGSSKDLLDAAEATIEELLSEAQMWEIHSQKLRNDLETLQKECDEKSKKQTEILLVLSASQAEQESLRQEIEELKLSLEVANAQQTVTGIPKSGDAIDIQLELKDEVQFLRESNENLTTQLKKSQDANIELVSILQELEETIEAQRTEISNFTQMSNVIDHEVPMNELSIQEDAEWERKMSLKEDEIAALREKLDRVLSIENAGGAGSDAIYLELEKENDFLKVQMQDLENDCSELAEENLGLIQKLKEVSGVEGQDSCISDIQEMLNATDLSGTSKSRGKYLERKCADLELRMLNFQSESRELEEKLKKSQEELKERTLELSELTENLSSFRATELEREEINIARGYQLRSEELGDTESELNLLKGTIQLKEKEIEGLQHSKLEMETFIDNVLGQKIHDLEICKVELEMYISRLEDEKLELLESISGMEVELTNLTSEYESCIVQMDDSRTMIIDLKDKVQLQQSELEAQKVEVKKKQLEFQKRFSEVQEDSEALRRLNAKLQAKVDNLIEDCNSLQALTDDLKKEKLELHSCVTQLEQELEHSKRKTTDFCRTVDFLEVKLSSIQKDISSKEQSFLLELDNILNEHKEHEEKINHAHYLLNKIDKEKTIEVENLEREVMSLTAQLSSTHEEQESSMLDTIREASILRADKAKLQANLHDVNEQLRHYESQLEDVRKESKSKIKSLTDSLNVLKQNEEMLKADAEDMRRLMEAAKSNEENLRITSNELELKYKSSDYKKQQIMEENSGLKIQVQKIAGVQDELLKVQSSLDEAKFEKGRLEELLQLMSEECDELKVQKAMLTDKISHTQDTSNTINGDKQSKTSMQAKLSSIKQGKNDLATDNGGCSPVNEEPDLQAKIQSLESRLAEALEENSMYRTQVKSPTAERQSGSRNGEGNNDDKIAQLESELQDMQGRLLNMSLQYAEVEHQREELVMELKNVNAKTKGGRWF from the exons ATGGAATCTGTCAATGGCCTGACTCGATCCTGGAATCAATATGGTTTTCTCGAGATGAAGCGTCAAAAGAATATGAGGACTGTCAAT GGATCGACAAAAGGTGCTATTCTTGGGGAAGTTTTTCTAAACATGACTAACTATCTGAGTTCAGAAGACTCAACTGCAATCTCATTGCCATTGAAGAAAtgcaattctggaacagttttacAG CTTAAGGTTCAATGTCTTGGCACAAAGTCTAAATCAAG TCCAAGCAATGATGACATGGACAACAAATCAGATGGTTCTAATAACTTGATCACCAGAAATGTTAATTTCTCATCAACAAATCATTTAGGTGGTTTTCATCAAGATGAAGTTGGGATTAGG GATACAAGCTTTTCACCATCTCCATGGAATGATTCTGATGAGGGATTGTACATAGAGAG TTCTCAAACTCCAGGTCAAAACATGCTGCAGGAGAGTATCGATGAGTCATCCTTAAGTGGTTTTGCTCAATTGTCATCAGGGGCATCTGGTTCATCCAAAGATCTCCTTGACGCTGCTGAAGCAACAATTGAAGAACTTCTTAGCGAGGCACAAATGTGGGAGATCCATTCTCAAAAATTGAGAAATGATCTAGAGACATTACAGAAggaatgtgatgaaaaatccaAGAAACAGACTGAGATATTGCTGGTACTTTCTGCTTCACAAGCCGAACAAGAGTCATTGAGACAAGAAATTGAAGAGTTGAAGTTGTCTTTGGAGGTGGCTAATGCACAGCAAACTGTTACTGGAATTCCCAAGTCTGGTGATGCAATAGACATCCAGCTTGAACTAAAAGATGAGGTGCAATTTCTGAGAGAATCAAATGAAAACTTAACAACACAACTGAAGAAGAGTCAAGATGCAAATATAGAGCTTGTTTCTATTCTTCAAGAACTGGAAGAAACAATAGAAGCACAAAGAACAGAAATCTCCAATTTCACTCAAATGAGTAATGTGATTGATCATGAGGTACCCATGAATGAATTGTCGATTCAAGAAGATGCGGAGTGGGAAAGGAAGATGTCACTAAAAGAAGATGAAATCGCAGCATTGAGGGAGAAATTGGATCGTGTACTCAGCATAGAAAATGCAGGTGGTGCTGGTTCTGATGCTATATATCTTGAACTGGAAAAGGAGAATGATTTTTTGAAGGTTCAAATGCAAGATCTTGAGAATGATTGTTCCGAATTAGCAGAGGAAAATCTGGGGCTTATACAAAAGTTGAAAGAAGTTAGTGGGGTCGAAGGACAGGATTCTTGCATTTCTGATATTCAGGAAATGTTAAATGCGACAGATCTTTCTGGGACTTCAAAATCTAGAGGAAAATACCTAGAAAGAAAATGTGCTGACCTTGAGCTGAGGATGTTGAATTTTCAATCAGAGTCTAGAGAACTAGAAGAGAAGCTCAAAAAAAGCCAAGAGGAGCTAAAAGAGAGAACTCTTGAATTATCTGAGCTCACAGAGAACTTAAGTAGCTTCCGTGCTACAGAGTTGGAGAGAGAGGAAATAAATATTGCAAGAGGCTACCAGTTAAGAAGTGAAGAACTAGGAGACACTGAATCTGAATTGAATCTATTGAAGGGTACAATTCAGCTCAAAGAAAAAGAGATTGAAGGCTTGCAGCATTCTAAACTAGAAATGGAAACCTTTATAGATAATGTACTTGGACAGAAGATACATGACCTTGAAATCTGCAAAGTGGAACTAGAGATGTATATATCAAGGCTGGAAGATGAAAAATTAGAATTATTGGAGTCCATTTCTGGAATGGAGGTTGAGCTGACTAATCTGACAAGTGAGTACGAGTCATGTATAGTGCAAATGGATGATTCTAGAACAATGATCATAGATCTCAAGGACAAAGTACAATTGCAGCAATCAGAGTTGGAAGCTCAAAAGGTGGAAGTGAAGAAGAAACAACTAGAATTTCAGAAAAGATTTTCAGAAGTACAGGAGGATTCAGAGGCTCTAAGAAGATTGAATGCTAAACTGCAGGCTAAAGTTGATAATCTCATTGAAGATTGCAATTCTCTTCAAGCATTGACGGATGATCTAAAGAAGGAAAAGTTGGAATTGCACAGTTGTGTTACACAGCTAGAGCAGGAATTGGAGCACTCGAAAAGAAAGACCACGGATTTTTGCAGAACTGTGGACTTCCTAGAGGTAAAACTTTCTTCGATTCAGAAAGATATATCTTCAAAAGAGCAATCTTTTCTCTTGGAACTGGACAATATACTTAATGAGCACAAGGAGCATGAAGAAAAGATAAATCATGCACATTACCTTTTAAACAAGATTGATAAAGAAAAGACTATTGAGGTAGAGAATCTTGAGAGGGAGGTCATGAGCCTTACTGCACAACTATCTTCAACACACGAGGAGCAAGAAAGTTCCATGTTGGATACTATTCGTGAGGCCTCCATCCTTCGAGCAGACAAGGCAAAACTTCAGGCTAATCTTCATGATGTTAATGAGCAGTTGAGACATTACGAGTCTCAGTTGGAAGATGTACGCAAGGAGTCTAAAAGCAAGATTAAATCCCTCACTGATTCACTCAATGTGTTAAAACAAAACGAAGAAATGCTAAAAGCAGATGCCGAGGATATGAGAAGGCTGATGGAAGCTGCTAAATCCAATGAAGAAAATTTAAGAATAACTTCGAATGAGTTAGAACTGAAATATAAATCTAGTGATTATAAGAAACAGCAAATAATGGAAGAAAATTCTGGATTAAAGATTCAAGTTCAGAAAATAGCAGGTGTCCAagatgaacttttgaaagtGCAAAGTTCCCTTGATGAGGCTAAGTTTGAAAAGGGAAGACTAGAAGAGCTGCTTCAGTTGATGTCTGAAGAATGTGATGAACTAAAGGTGCAAAAGGCCATGTTAACAGACAAAATCTCACATACGCAGGATACTTCAAATACAATCAATGGAGACAAACAAAGTAAAACATCCATGCAAGCAAAGCTAAGCAGCATAAAACAG GGGAAAAATGATCTAGCTACTGACAACGGAGGTTGTTCTCCAGTTAATGAGGAACCAGACCTGCAAGCAAAGATCCAGTCATTGGAAAGCAGACTTGCCGAAGCTCTCGAGGAAAATAGCATGTATAGGACACAGGTGAAGAG TCCCACTGCAGAGCGGCAATCTGGGAGCAGGAATGGTGAGGGGAATAATGATGACAAAATAGCACAACTGGAATCAGAACTACAAGACATGCAGGGCAGGTTACTGAACATGAGCTTGCAGTATGCGGAAGTAGAGCACCAACGGGAGGAATTAGTGATGGAGCTTAAAAACGTAAATGCAAAGACGAAGGGGGGACGGTGGTTCTAG
- the LOC8058773 gene encoding myosin-11 isoform X3: MSRLNRRRQRVEFRFSGLRAVQVPVVSDRLLLSIISVDTGKTIARSSKAAALNGICQWPDSILESIWFSRDEASKEYEDCQCRIAVSMGSTKGAILGEVFLNMTNYLSSEDSTAISLPLKKCNSGTVLQLKVQCLGTKSKSSPSNDDMDNKSDGSNNLITRNVNFSSTNHLGGFHQDEVGIRDTSFSPSPWNDSDEGLYIESSQTPGQNMLQESIDESSLSGFAQLSSGASGSSKDLLDAAEATIEELLSEAQMWEIHSQKLRNDLETLQKECDEKSKKQTEILLVLSASQAEQESLRQEIEELKLSLEVANAQQTVTGIPKSGDAIDIQLELKDEVQFLRESNENLTTQLKKSQDANIELVSILQELEETIEAQRTEISNFTQMSNVIDHEVPMNELSIQEDAEWERKMSLKEDEIAALREKLDRVLSIENAGGAGSDAIYLELEKENDFLKVQMQDLENDCSELAEENLGLIQKLKEVSGVEGQDSCISDIQEMLNATDLSGTSKSRGKYLERKCADLELRMLNFQSESRELEEKLKKSQEELKERTLELSELTENLSSFRATELEREEINIARGYQLRSEELGDTESELNLLKGTIQLKEKEIEGLQHSKLEMETFIDNVLGQKIHDLEICKVELEMYISRLEDEKLELLESISGMEVELTNLTSEYESCIVQMDDSRTMIIDLKDKVQLQQSELEAQKVEVKKKQLEFQKRFSEVQEDSEALRRLNAKLQAKVDNLIEDCNSLQALTDDLKKEKLELHSCVTQLEQELEHSKRKTTDFCRTVDFLEVKLSSIQKDISSKEQSFLLELDNILNEHKEHEEKINHAHYLLNKIDKEKTIEVENLEREVMSLTAQLSSTHEEQESSMLDTIREASILRADKAKLQANLHDVNEQLRHYESQLEDVRKESKSKIKSLTDSLNVLKQNEEMLKADAEDMRRLMEAAKSNEENLRITSNELELKYKSSDYKKQQIMEENSGLKIQVQKIAGVQDELLKVQSSLDEAKFEKGRLEELLQLMSEECDELKVQKAMLTDKISHTQDTSNTINGDKQSKTSMQAKLSSIKQLMRNQTCKQRSSHWKADLPKLSRKIACIGHR, from the exons ATGTCGAGGCTGAACCGCCGCCGGCAGCGAGTGGAGTTCAGGTTCTCCGGCCTCCGCGCCGTCCAG GTGCCAGTAGTATCTGACAGGCTGTTACTTTCTATAATCTCAGTGGACACAGGCAAAACAATTGCCAGGTCCAGTAAAGCTGCCGCTCTAAATGGAATCTGTCAATGGCCTGACTCGATCCTGGAATCAATATGGTTTTCTCGAGATGAAGCGTCAAAAGAATATGAGGACTGTCAATGTAGGATTGCTGTTTCCATG GGATCGACAAAAGGTGCTATTCTTGGGGAAGTTTTTCTAAACATGACTAACTATCTGAGTTCAGAAGACTCAACTGCAATCTCATTGCCATTGAAGAAAtgcaattctggaacagttttacAG CTTAAGGTTCAATGTCTTGGCACAAAGTCTAAATCAAG TCCAAGCAATGATGACATGGACAACAAATCAGATGGTTCTAATAACTTGATCACCAGAAATGTTAATTTCTCATCAACAAATCATTTAGGTGGTTTTCATCAAGATGAAGTTGGGATTAGG GATACAAGCTTTTCACCATCTCCATGGAATGATTCTGATGAGGGATTGTACATAGAGAG TTCTCAAACTCCAGGTCAAAACATGCTGCAGGAGAGTATCGATGAGTCATCCTTAAGTGGTTTTGCTCAATTGTCATCAGGGGCATCTGGTTCATCCAAAGATCTCCTTGACGCTGCTGAAGCAACAATTGAAGAACTTCTTAGCGAGGCACAAATGTGGGAGATCCATTCTCAAAAATTGAGAAATGATCTAGAGACATTACAGAAggaatgtgatgaaaaatccaAGAAACAGACTGAGATATTGCTGGTACTTTCTGCTTCACAAGCCGAACAAGAGTCATTGAGACAAGAAATTGAAGAGTTGAAGTTGTCTTTGGAGGTGGCTAATGCACAGCAAACTGTTACTGGAATTCCCAAGTCTGGTGATGCAATAGACATCCAGCTTGAACTAAAAGATGAGGTGCAATTTCTGAGAGAATCAAATGAAAACTTAACAACACAACTGAAGAAGAGTCAAGATGCAAATATAGAGCTTGTTTCTATTCTTCAAGAACTGGAAGAAACAATAGAAGCACAAAGAACAGAAATCTCCAATTTCACTCAAATGAGTAATGTGATTGATCATGAGGTACCCATGAATGAATTGTCGATTCAAGAAGATGCGGAGTGGGAAAGGAAGATGTCACTAAAAGAAGATGAAATCGCAGCATTGAGGGAGAAATTGGATCGTGTACTCAGCATAGAAAATGCAGGTGGTGCTGGTTCTGATGCTATATATCTTGAACTGGAAAAGGAGAATGATTTTTTGAAGGTTCAAATGCAAGATCTTGAGAATGATTGTTCCGAATTAGCAGAGGAAAATCTGGGGCTTATACAAAAGTTGAAAGAAGTTAGTGGGGTCGAAGGACAGGATTCTTGCATTTCTGATATTCAGGAAATGTTAAATGCGACAGATCTTTCTGGGACTTCAAAATCTAGAGGAAAATACCTAGAAAGAAAATGTGCTGACCTTGAGCTGAGGATGTTGAATTTTCAATCAGAGTCTAGAGAACTAGAAGAGAAGCTCAAAAAAAGCCAAGAGGAGCTAAAAGAGAGAACTCTTGAATTATCTGAGCTCACAGAGAACTTAAGTAGCTTCCGTGCTACAGAGTTGGAGAGAGAGGAAATAAATATTGCAAGAGGCTACCAGTTAAGAAGTGAAGAACTAGGAGACACTGAATCTGAATTGAATCTATTGAAGGGTACAATTCAGCTCAAAGAAAAAGAGATTGAAGGCTTGCAGCATTCTAAACTAGAAATGGAAACCTTTATAGATAATGTACTTGGACAGAAGATACATGACCTTGAAATCTGCAAAGTGGAACTAGAGATGTATATATCAAGGCTGGAAGATGAAAAATTAGAATTATTGGAGTCCATTTCTGGAATGGAGGTTGAGCTGACTAATCTGACAAGTGAGTACGAGTCATGTATAGTGCAAATGGATGATTCTAGAACAATGATCATAGATCTCAAGGACAAAGTACAATTGCAGCAATCAGAGTTGGAAGCTCAAAAGGTGGAAGTGAAGAAGAAACAACTAGAATTTCAGAAAAGATTTTCAGAAGTACAGGAGGATTCAGAGGCTCTAAGAAGATTGAATGCTAAACTGCAGGCTAAAGTTGATAATCTCATTGAAGATTGCAATTCTCTTCAAGCATTGACGGATGATCTAAAGAAGGAAAAGTTGGAATTGCACAGTTGTGTTACACAGCTAGAGCAGGAATTGGAGCACTCGAAAAGAAAGACCACGGATTTTTGCAGAACTGTGGACTTCCTAGAGGTAAAACTTTCTTCGATTCAGAAAGATATATCTTCAAAAGAGCAATCTTTTCTCTTGGAACTGGACAATATACTTAATGAGCACAAGGAGCATGAAGAAAAGATAAATCATGCACATTACCTTTTAAACAAGATTGATAAAGAAAAGACTATTGAGGTAGAGAATCTTGAGAGGGAGGTCATGAGCCTTACTGCACAACTATCTTCAACACACGAGGAGCAAGAAAGTTCCATGTTGGATACTATTCGTGAGGCCTCCATCCTTCGAGCAGACAAGGCAAAACTTCAGGCTAATCTTCATGATGTTAATGAGCAGTTGAGACATTACGAGTCTCAGTTGGAAGATGTACGCAAGGAGTCTAAAAGCAAGATTAAATCCCTCACTGATTCACTCAATGTGTTAAAACAAAACGAAGAAATGCTAAAAGCAGATGCCGAGGATATGAGAAGGCTGATGGAAGCTGCTAAATCCAATGAAGAAAATTTAAGAATAACTTCGAATGAGTTAGAACTGAAATATAAATCTAGTGATTATAAGAAACAGCAAATAATGGAAGAAAATTCTGGATTAAAGATTCAAGTTCAGAAAATAGCAGGTGTCCAagatgaacttttgaaagtGCAAAGTTCCCTTGATGAGGCTAAGTTTGAAAAGGGAAGACTAGAAGAGCTGCTTCAGTTGATGTCTGAAGAATGTGATGAACTAAAGGTGCAAAAGGCCATGTTAACAGACAAAATCTCACATACGCAGGATACTTCAAATACAATCAATGGAGACAAACAAAGTAAAACATCCATGCAAGCAAAGCTAAGCAGCATAAAACAG TTAATGAGGAACCAGACCTGCAAGCAAAGATCCAGTCATTGGAAAGCAGACTTGCCGAAGCTCTCGAGGAAAATAGCATGTATAGGACACAGGTGA